From Thermococcus sp.:
GTGCGAGGATCATTATTACAAAATTGAGCAAGTTTGCGATTCCCACCAACGTCATTGATATTCCAAGCCCTATGTAGGCAAAGAACGTAAGAGAAATCCTCCCGAGGTCCAAGCTATTAGCGAGTCATTTCGGGCATCTTTCGCCAGTTTCATAGCATCATTAATTGTGTCTTCTCTAGCCACCTTACTGACTTCCTCCCCGTCGTGAACGGCGAGGGTTCGGCTTAACCCCTCGCCAAACTCGGGAAGGTTTGAGGGGCTTCATTAAAACCCAATCCAAAGCGGGTCTTCGACCCCTCTGGCCGGGTCTTCGGCCAGTTACCCCTCACTTGAGCGTAGAGACCACCCAAGTTCGGGGTTATGGTTTTCACCACCTTCTTTAAGATATTAAACGCTCCAACTAAGTCCGCGTTAAACACAAGCCCCGTCGTAGGACACTTGAACAATCCCCGAACAAACCTCGCCTCCTCGTGGGGCTTCCCGCAGACGGGACAAGTCTTCGAAGTAAAAGCCTCATTCACAACCACAACACTAATACCATACTCTTCCGAGACTTCTTTCAGCCTTTGAATCACCATGTTAAACTGCCAGACGTGGGAGAGGAGAAAATTCTGCTTTTTACCCTTATCGGAGTTCCTGCTAATACCCTTTGGATAACCCACGACAATCCTTGAAACTCCGAGGCGGTAGAGCCTCTCGAGGGTCTGCCTTACTGCCGTGTTGATGTAGTGCCTCGCTTGGAGTTTAGCCTTCTCGTGCATTCTCTTAAGCTTCCGGCTCTTCTTCGCTCCGGACTTGTTGAGTTTTGACTGATAATCAGCGATAACCTTCCTGAAGTAGAAGTCTATGGCTTTCAAGGGTCTTCCGTTCACGAGGAAGCTTTCACCGTTTTCCACGTAAACGGCCATTAAATTATTCACTCCAAGGTCAATGCCAGCAGAGAGGTTGCCTAATGGTTCTCTTGGAACTTTAACCCACTCACCGTTGGTTAACTTTTCTTCCACCGTGCATGAGATGTGAGCATACCATTTCCGCTTAACGGTGTCATAGGTGAGTTCTAATCTCCCCTGCTTGCCTTTCAAGTGTATTCTGCCTTTGAACTGGACTTCTAAGCGTTTGAACTTGCCAAGGCCTTTTAGAATGAGCGTATTCCCGTCAATCTTGTATTGGTCGTTTCTAAGGACGATTAATGGTTTTCTCTTCCCGTCGTCTTTCAAGTAGTTCGGTGGTTTTGGCTTGAGCCATTCTGGTAGTTCTTTGTTTCTTTTGCTCCTTAAGAGTGAGAAGAATGAACGCCAGGCTTCGGTGTTCTTCCTGCAAATTTGCTGGACTGTCGCAGAACCGATTTCCTTCTTGAATTCTTCGTAAACGATTTTCTCTGTTGAATTAAAGTCCACGATTTGTTCTTTGAAGAATTCTTGCCTGTGGAGGTAGTTTACT
This genomic window contains:
- a CDS encoding transposase gives rise to the protein MKRSVTVKLQPSKEQEKALFKLADTGAKIWNRVNYLHRQEFFKEQIVDFNSTEKIVYEEFKKEIGSATVQQICRKNTEAWRSFFSLLRSKRNKELPEWLKPKPPNYLKDDGKRKPLIVLRNDQYKIDGNTLILKGLGKFKRLEVQFKGRIHLKGKQGRLELTYDTVKRKWYAHISCTVEEKLTNGEWVKVPREPLGNLSAGIDLGVNNLMAVYVENGESFLVNGRPLKAIDFYFRKVIADYQSKLNKSGAKKSRKLKRMHEKAKLQARHYINTAVRQTLERLYRLGVSRIVVGYPKGISRNSDKGKKQNFLLSHVWQFNMVIQRLKEVSEEYGISVVVVNEAFTSKTCPVCGKPHEEARFVRGLFKCPTTGLVFNADLVGAFNILKKVVKTITPNLGGLYAQVRGNWPKTRPEGSKTRFGLGFNEAPQTFPSLARG